The Manis pentadactyla isolate mManPen7 chromosome 12, mManPen7.hap1, whole genome shotgun sequence genome contains the following window.
CCTTCTGCCTCTGGCCCACTGGCCACACCCATCCACCTACTGAAGGCGGCTGAGGATcgggcagctgcccagcagcCCGTCCACTGGGGCACACGCCAGACGCAGGACCTTCCTTTCCAGGGCAGCGCGGTGGGGACCGGCGGAGGCTAGACACTGGGGTCAGAGCCAGGCCTTGCAGAGGTCAGAGGTAGGTCCCCATAAAGGAGTCAGAGAGAAGTTGCACAGTGACAGGGTGGGGCTGATGGAGCAGAAGTGGGGTGTCCTGGACACACGTCCCTGCAACCCGAGACTTGTAACAACGCCAGAGGAGGCTGGCCGGGGTGACGGTCGTGTCCTCTGGGGCCTCAGGCCCAgtgaggctgagctggtggacgCAGGCCAGCCCCTGGGGCCCCCACCCTAGCTGTGTGCGCTGCTGCTCTTGGAACTCCCAGCTGGCTGGAGTGACGGACCACAGGCCCCTCCGAGCTCAGGGCCACAGGGCAGAGGGGCCTGTCCTTCTCAAGGGGcctgatggcttcacagctgtggAGGCTCCCCTGTGCTGGTGGTGCACGCGGGGCAGCCGGCAAGGGTGGGATGGAGGAAAATCCTGGTTCTAGGGAGGTGCACCTGGGCCCCTGGGCACAGCAGTCGGGCAGGGAGGCAGAACCTGTGAGCAACAAACAGGCGGCACTGCCCGTGAGCTGGAAGAAGGGGCAAGGCCCTAGCTCCCTCCTGCCAGGCCACGCGGCCCCCATGGCCCCAGCCAGGCTGAGCACGCTCCCCGGGGAAGAGGCTCTCACCCGACTCTCCGGGTGGAGGCACAACGCAGGGTTGCCACAACAGGCCGGGCTCAGGGCAGGCTGCCCAGAACCGCCTGGAGGGTGTGCGCCAGCCCCACCCACCGCGGAGCCTCAGGTTCTGGTGCCCTCGGAGGCGGGTCCTggctgcatgtgtttgtgggtctgGTGTGGGGAATTGCTCTGTGTGGCCCCGGCCCTGCAGCCTGCAGTTCACCCTGCTCTTGACACCTGGGTGCACACAGGGCTGGGAACTCTGGGACaagctgcccctggccctgcctgcAAGTCTCTTGGGTGGGCGGACCTGTTCTCTTGGGGAACCCACACACTCAATCGGACCCAGTGGCCCTAGCACCCTTGAGAGTGGTCGCTCCATCCAGGGGGCTGCAGGGAAGAAGCAGGTGGTCCTAGGGTACCCAGGTCCCTGCCTGTTGCCCTGGGGCAAAGCCTTGGGCTGCAGGAGTTAGAGGGCTGTCCCATCTCATCACAGATGCAAGCTTCCTGCTGGGGGGGGCCCTATTACCAACAGAGCCAGCTGGCAGCACAGGACAGAGGCCTGGGAGCCTCCAAACGGGCACAGTGCCTAAGGTGGGCCAACACTCCTGTCCTTGCCCATAGCTGGGGGTGtgcgggggtggggagggtctTGGGTGCCCAGCCTGCCTCCCATGAGTCACCAGGTCCCGCCACTGAGGATGACTCGGCCACACGGCTTCGGTAAATGTTTTAAGAGAAGTATTTTTCAAAGTAGTAGCAGCACCCCAGGCTCGGGGTGTAGGCTCCAGGGCACGGTCTGGTCTGGGGAGGCACCCCTGTGTGCAGGCTGCGGCCTGGGGCCTGAGCCCCCTCCCCACTGGGGGAAGGCCCGTGTCCGTGCACAGGGCAGGGTGACCACAGTGGTGGCGGGATGCTCACCACTTGAGGAAGACCATGCCGGCCAGTACGGTGTAGCCCAGCACCAGGAAGAGGACTTTGAGCAGACGGGCACTCTTCTCCTCCAGCTCCTTCGCCAGGATCTCAAAGAAGGTGACGAAGAGGAACGTGCCGCCGGCCAGGCCCTGCAGCAGCACCGAGGCCGCACTGCTGGGCAGGCCCTGGGCGCTCTCGATGCCCAGGCCGATGCCGATGCCCACAGGGATCATGGAGCTCACGGTGACAGCCACCTTGGCCGCATCCCTCAGGGGCATGGAGCTCCTGGCCATGCTGATGCCCAGGGCCACAGCCACGAGTGTCTCGTGGATGGCCACCCCCACGAACAGGCTCaccaccttccctccctcctcctgcagGCCCAGGGCCAGGCCCTCGAAGACGGAGTGGGCCGACAGGGCAAAGGCCAGGCTGAGCAGCCGCAGTGGGCTGGAGCGCGACAGCTCCTGGACGCTCAGCCCGTGGCTGTGGGCATGGGGCTCTGCGTACAGCGTGTGGCCCCGCGCGCCCCCCATGAAGGGGCTCTCATACTCTGAGTCGCTGCCAGCGTCTGAGCCAGCATTGAAGGTCTCCAGGTCGATGAAAGACGGCTTCTCCTTGCGAAAGGTCAGGATGAGTTGCTCCAGAAAGACGGTCATGAAGAAGCCCAGCATCATGATGGTTTCGGCCAGCGGGTAGTCGGTGCTGATGTGCCCAAGACTCAGCACTTTCTGGAGCTGGGGCACAGGGCACGTGGgaggacagagacagggagagagggagggaggaggcttATGGTGGGGTGGCCGGGACGCTGCCAGCAGTGACCGTCCATCAGCCATCACCGTCCCATTAGCAAAGCACAGAGACACCCAACGCACCAAGAGCTAaaaggggagagggaggtgggcTCCCCCATGATGGGCTGAAGCCCTATTACACAGGGAACTGTGAGGCTTCACGTGACGGCCACTAGGCCAACTCGTTTTGAAACAGTGTAGTGGTCTAAATCATGGCCCCCCAAAGGGACGTCCACCCAGAGCCTCAGAAAGTAACCTCATTTGGAGGAAGGGTCTTCGTAGGTATAATTAGGGTGTTATGGGCTGAATGAtgcccaccccccaaaaaattttgtattttggcGTCTcccaacccccagtacctcaaaaCTAACCATATTTGTAGATatcatctttgaagaaataattcagttaaaatgaggctgttagtgactccaagaagggattagtggttgccaaggggaggggtgatggagggagggagaaggggatggaggggtgttatgctcagtacacatggtgtcgggggtcatggggaaaaagtgcagcacagagaaggcaaacagtgactctgcagcatctcactacactgatgggcagtgactgcattggggtataggggggacttgataatatgggtgaatgtagtaaccacattgttttttcatgtaaaaccttcataagagtgtatatcaataataccttaataaaagttaaaaaaaaaatgaggctgtTGGATGGGCACTAACCCAAAGGTCTGGTGTATacaggaagaggaaaagagaccaCCACGTGAGGAGGCGGCAAGAGGGGTCCCCCCTGAGGCAAGGGGAGAGAGCTCAGAAGGCCCCAGCCCTGCTGGACCCTGCCCGGGGGGAGAAGAAGTGTCTGTGGTTTAAGCTGCCCTGTGTGGCACTTGGCTGAGCGGTGGCAGCCCCAGGGAACTGCCCATCagataaggatcttgagatgagaccTTGCTGGGTCAGGTGGACCCTTAAGCCAATACGGGACAGGAACGGACAGGACGCAGACCGAGAGACGGCCTCGTGCGGATGGGGCAGAGATCTGGGGGACGCGCACATATGCCAGTGGACAGGAAAGATGGCCGGCGGCTGCCAGAAGCTGGGACAGCctgggaacagattctccctcatgGCCTCAAAaggccccagccctgccagcTCCCTGACCTCAGGACTCTGGCCTCCAGAGGTGTGCTGTCAACCAGCCCCGGGTGATGGAAACCTTCTCTCTGCGGTAATACAGAGGCCACTAGCCATGCATGGCCCTGGAGGACTGGAACCGGGGCTGGTGCGGCCCGAGAGTGGGTTTCATTTTAATTCACCGAAACTTGACCAGCCAGGTACAGCGGTGGCTGCCACACCAGAGTCCAGTTTTAGATGCTATCCAGCAAGGTGAGTCCTGGGTGCATCTTCCCCAGACTCACAGGAACGTTGGCACGCACGATACTCTTTCCAGCCTTGGGGCCTCGGGACATGCCCTCGGCTCTGTCCAGAACGTGCCTGCTTCAGTTTTACTCATGGCTGGTTGATGCTCATGCTTTGGGTCTTAGCTTACATACTCTACCAATTTCCAAGTACTCTACCCAAACTGGGTGCCTGAACGCTCTGCTCACATGCCTCCTTTCCCATCTCAGCCTCACTGCAGCCTGGAAATGCACGTATGCAcatgcacacgcatgcacacacactgtgCACCAGGCAGTCCTGCTGCTCCAGGGACGCTTGCGCTCTCTGGAGGCATTGAGGTTGTCATGACTTGTGGGGCTAGGTGCTGGTATTCGGGGCTGAGCTGTTCTCTGGTGGGCTGTCCTAGGCACTGTAGGGGGGAAGCAACCTCCCCGGCCCCCACCCCACCGGTGCCAGGAGCACCCCCAGTGTGACGAGCACAGATGTCCCCAGGTGTTGCCCAATGTCTCCTGGGGGAAGAGTTGGCCCCAGAGGGGAATCCTCCTCCGCAGCAGAAGGCTGTGTTGCCATAGAGAAGCCATTCCGTTCATTTGCTAAACATTTCAGGGAGGCGGGCATGTGCCACTCTGGAAAACACCGGCTACCTGCAGAGGGATATGCAGGGTCAGGGAAGACCAGGCAGACTCTGTGGCTGTGGTCCCAGAGCCAGACCCACGGAGGCCTAGGAAGCCTGTGGGCAGGGGCACGGCTCAGGAATGGTCTGGGGAGCAACCTGAGGGCCATGTGCACTGAAGCAGGACCGGCAGGAGCAAGACAGCCACCCCCATGACCAGGCCCAGGTAGGAGAACAGCGAGGGCAACGTCACGGGAATGTGGGAcatgggggggcttggatgtggcACTGGGGGAGCAGCAGTCATCAGAGAGGACTCTGGGACTTTATCCTCAACACCAACTGTGCTGCCCAACAAAGGAACACAAGCTTAGCAGCATAAAACAACACAGACGTATCATCTCAGGCTCTGGGCAGCACAAACCCAGGCACAGGCTACGGCCTGCTGACAGGGCAAATGGCCATGTTCAGGAGGCCATGTGGCAAGGGACTGAGggcagcccacagccaacatccacGGAGAAAGCAGGACCTCGGTCTACCAATCAGGAAGAACTGAACCCGCTTTAAACCACCCGAGCTTGGAGGCTGACCCATCTCCAGTCCAGCTGACGTGCCCCTGATTTGAGATGAGACCATGGTCCGGTGGACACGTTGATTGCTACCTCTTAAGAGCCTAGAGCAGGGGACCCAGCTAAGCAGTGCccagactcctgacccacagaagctgaagataataaatatgtgttgcaTGAAGATGTCAAGTTTGTTATGATTCGTTACGCAGCAGTAGCTAACGGATATAAGTGGACGGGAGGCCACAACCACCAACTTCTGGACAAAGTGCATGCTACCCTGGTGGGGGCAGTCTGATAAGTTGGGAACCCCAGGCCTAGTTGAAACCCCTCATTTACCAAACAAGGCCCAGACAGGAGAAGCGACCAGCTCATGGTCACACAGCATATTCATTTTCTATGGCACCCACCATGCTCAGCATCAGCACCGAAAAGCATCAGAGTCCCTGGGCCATAATGTGCCACTACTGCCCAGGGAGCCCTTACCTTGTCCCGCACAGCGGGCAGTAAAGCATTGAAGCATGTAGCCAGAAACACCCCACCTCCAAAGGTGTTGCAGAGTGAGAGGATCTTTTTCGACCGATGAGCCTTCTCAAAATCCGTCTCAATGATTTTCACGGGGAGCAGGGAGCCAAGCAGCATGAAGAAGAATACGCCCACCATGCAAAGGATTTTGGCCACCAACAACTTCACCATGGTGGCGGCCTGGGCTGCTCTGGTCACTGCAGGGCCAAACCACACGTGGGCGAACACTCCCGTCCCACGACGCGCTGCCGGGCCCGGCCGCGCAGCCAGAGCCTCATGCCTCAGTCCAGACGCTGTGAACGCCAGAGGCAACCAAGTCAGGTGTTGGGTTCTTGGACCAGCCCTAGTGACCAGGCCCAGTGCCCCCAGTCCTTCGTCACATGCTCGGCCTGGCATGTATCACTGCCTCCGGCAGAAAAGTCCCTCTGCTATGCTGTCCAATATGGCCGGCACCAGCCACATGTGTCTAGTTAGTTAGAATGAAACAAAATGCGAAATTCAGCTCCTCAGTCTCACGACTCATATTTCAAGTGTTCGGTAGCCCCCCGAGCTAGTAGCCACTGTATTGGACAGCACAAACCTTCCTATTGTTGCATGACATTCTATCCAATGGTGCAGCCCCTTTGGCTTCCTACTATCCTTACACGAACTCCAGGCACCAAAGCCTGAGGTACAGGCTCTGCACAACGGCTCCTGCCTCACCTCACCCCACACCAGCTTTGTGGTGCTTTGGTGTGCTGAGCCGTTTCtgcttcagggcctttgcacaggtaGTCCTCTCTGCACGGAGCAGTCTCTCCCCCACCTCCCGGTGACGCCTCATCTTTCAAGTCGCTGTCTCCAGGACCCCTTGGAAGGGACTCCCCTGGCCGACCCGTCCTCCACTGTATCCCTGTTCCCACTGTGAGGCCTGGCGCAGAGGTGTTCAGTAACCAGGCTGAACAGATAGACGAGCTGAAGCACGTGGACCTCTTTACGTGACTGGAGGGGCTGCAGTGGGGCAGATACTGCCCTGGACCCGAAAATGACAGTTAGTCAGAGGGACCCCGTGGCTGCTCCCCGTCCTTTGGTTTTCCCAACAACCTCCCAGTTCTCCCTGCCCGTGCCCCCACGCCATCGAGgtcttcaggtctcagctcacaCGCCACCTGTTGGAGAGGCctctcccacccccttccctggcATTATCTACTGGCATTATTTGTGTTGCAGTTTAAAGTCCCGAGTGTCCTCACTCGCTCTAGGCTGCCAGCTCCGCGCGGGCAGGGGGTCTCTTGCTCAGGCCGCATCCCCCAACAGCACGCACTGCACAAGTACACAGCAGGTGCCCATTAAGTACCAGTCTGTGGAGTGAGGCGAGGGTGGCCTGGGCGCTCTCAAACCGGGGTCCGTGGGGACGGGCGGAGGCGGGGACGGGCTCGACACTTACTGAGCGTCCTCTGCACGCTCCGCGCTGCCCGGGACGCCCCGCGGGGGCCGAGCTGGCCTGCCTCCCATCCCCAGGCGGACACCTCGAGCTCTGGGGAGCACGGGCGCAAATCGCCGAGAGTTCGCCGATGAAGCCTCCGCTAACGGGCAGCAGAGCCCTAGCCCGGCCCGCACGTACCTCCACCGGAGCCTCGCCCGCCCGCCCGCAGGACGGCACTGCCCGCCGCTCAACCGCCGCGCGGTCTCGACCACACAACCGCGCTCCCTGCCGGGCCTCCAACTCGGCGCGCTCACGCTCCTGCCTATTGGCCTCCCCGAGCGTCGAGGGCCGAGCGTGCCACGCCATTGGCTCTTGTGGCTGCTACTCCCTCGTGACTCCACCCCTCCCACCGGCAAGGGAAACCAGTTTCCTCCCGCTGAGCGGTGCGTACAGCCACCAGACGGCTCCGGCGGGAAACTCCGAGCTTTAAGGAAGAGTTCCGGCAAGGTTTTGCTTCCAGAGCTgtccaggggctcctggtgctgaaTCCCGCTCTGATGGAGGCTTGGCCACTGGAACTGATTTCCTCCAGGCACTGTCCGCCTCTGAGCGTCGTCGCTGCTGACTCCCTTCCCGTCGGCTTAAGGAGCATCTCATCTACTCAATATTtctgcctactatgtgcctggtCTTTTTCTAGGTGAACATCTGTGAGCAACACAAAGTACTTATGTTGGTGGAAGAGACACAGAAAATAATTGATAAACATACTAAGTAATGGAATTATGTCAGAAGGTGACAAGTGCCCTGGATTGTAGCGTCCAGTAAGCGCTATCAAAAGGGCTGGATGGAGGGCTGCTTTTTTAAATAGGACGCTCGACTAGACCTCACAGAGAAAgagataagaacagagaaaaaaagatggaCATGGACGAGTTAGACAAGTGGCTACCTGGCAGCAGGgtgtcctgcagagaaggaacTGAGGatgaaggccctgaggcagagtgCATGAGAGTGCCAGTGTGGCCAAAACACACTGAGGTGGGGAGTGTATTGGGAGATAGGGGGAGGTAGATCTCAAGAGACCTCAGAGTGCATTGAAAGAACTCTAAGGGAAGTGGGGAACCAGCTTCCCTTAGATCAGACAGATCTAGATCAGATTAGAGTTAGATCAGACAGAGATCTGACAGCTCCAACATATTGTAACAGAATCATTTGGTTATTGTGTCAGTGCTGGTAATAGGTCAAGTAAGATGAAGACTGAAAATGAGTCATGGATATTTCTTAGAGGGAGAGAAGGTAAcattgggaaaaaaataactcGCTCCATTGCCCTATAAAAGCAGCCAGTCTTCTGAAAGATGAAACTGTATGCGCTAACTGAAGTCTGAGTGTCAGCCTACCATGAGCCAGGCACGGGGAGAGATGTTAAGAGTAAAGTGGAGAATGGGACAACgtggatgaactttgaagacatggtgctcagtgaaataagccagacacaaaggacaaATCCTGCCTGATTCCACTTGCATGAGGTCCCTACAGGAGCCACATCCACGAAGACAGAAATTGGATGgtggagctgggggctgggggaggaggtgggggttAGTGCTTCATGGGGACAGAATGTCAGTTTAGGAGGATGGAAAGTTCTGGAGCTGGAGGGTGGGGACAGCTGCACAACAATGAGCGTTTCATGTTCCTGAGCTCTGCACTTAAAACGTGGTTAAAAAGGTAATGTTTTGTATCTCAttacaattaaaatttaaaaatatacataaaatggagTAAAAAACAAAGCCCATGCCCTCACAGTTCACAGTCTAGTAGGAGAGACAAGtgttaatgaaataataataccCTGCAGTGGGCAGTCTTCTTAGGTGGTTTCAGATGATTCCCACATCCTAGTATTCATGCCCTGTGTAATTCCCTCTCCTTGAGTGTGGGCTGTGCCTGGTGGCTTGATTCAAACAAATAGAATATGGCAAAGTGATGGGACGTCATTTCCATGAGTACATTACAAAAGACAGACTTCTGTCTTCCTAGCACAACTCTATCACCTTTCCACTCAAGGAACACAAGGGGACCTCTAGGAAACCATCAGCAGGAGCCTGAGATCTTCAGAACAAGAGCCCATAAGGAAGTGAATCCTGCCAACAGCCACGTAGTGATCTTGAAAGGGGATCCTGCCCTGGTTGTGTCTTCAGATGACTGTTGCCCAGCGGACACCTTGATTACAGACTTTGAGTGACCTTGAAGCTGAGGACACAGCTCAGTTGCACCCGGATTCCTGACTTACATTAACTGTGAGATAATGTGTTGCTGTTTCAAGCCACTcggttttggggtaatttgttaggCAGCAAAAGATAACTAACGCACATACGTAAGGGAGAAACTATAGGTGGTATGAAgcaccattaagaaaataaaagaaagattttttgtgtgtgtggaaatTAACCAAGTGATTTCCATGGTTGAGGACCTGGAAAGTCAAGCTGGCTGAATGTCTGTGAGCAATGAGGCACTGACAGATGAAGGACAGTCCTACAGACCATGTTAGGAATTTGACTTTTATCATAAATGCAATGTGATTCACTGACAGGGTTTTAACAGGTACAGTTGTGATCCAATTTATGTTTTCAGGTTATTCTGACTCCTGTGTAAAGAAAGAGTGAATTGCACAGAAGCAGGGGCACCAGGTAAGAGCCACTTGGGCAAGAACTAATGCCAGGTGAGAGGAGGGCATTGGCAGGGGCATTGGGGG
Protein-coding sequences here:
- the SLC39A3 gene encoding zinc transporter ZIP3; this encodes MVKLLVAKILCMVGVFFFMLLGSLLPVKIIETDFEKAHRSKKILSLCNTFGGGVFLATCFNALLPAVRDKLQKVLSLGHISTDYPLAETIMMLGFFMTVFLEQLILTFRKEKPSFIDLETFNAGSDAGSDSEYESPFMGGARGHTLYAEPHAHSHGLSVQELSRSSPLRLLSLAFALSAHSVFEGLALGLQEEGGKVVSLFVGVAIHETLVAVALGISMARSSMPLRDAAKVAVTVSSMIPVGIGIGLGIESAQGLPSSAASVLLQGLAGGTFLFVTFFEILAKELEEKSARLLKVLFLVLGYTVLAGMVFLKW